A window of Microbacterium hominis genomic DNA:
ACGCGGCGCCGTGCCCCTCGCCGAAGGCCTCGTTCAGGCGCAGCGCTCCGAGCGAGCCGCCGAACACGAGGAGCACCGGTCGCGCGGCATCCAGGCCGAAATGGGCGGCGGCCCCGGCGCGAGCGGCAGCGCGGTCGAGGTCGACGATCTCGCGCCGCAGCGGCATGCCGACGACGTGGGAGCGCTTGAGCGGCGTGCCGTCGAAGGCCACGCCGACGCGGGCTGCGCGCCGGGCGCCGAGCACGTTGGCCAGCCCCGGCTTGGCGTTCGCCTCGTGCACGACGAAGGGCACACCGGCACGGTCCGCGGCGACGTACGCGGGCGCGGCGGCATACCCGCCGAAGCCCACGACCACGTCGACGCCGCGCTCGGCGAGGTGCCCACGCACCTGCTTCAGCGCACGGCGGAACCGCTGGGGGAACGCGGCGGCATCGCGATCAGGGCGACGCGGAAAGGGCACCTTGTCGACGAAGAGCAGCTCATAGCCGCGCTCGGGCACCAGGCGCGCCTCGAGCCCCTCGCGCGTGCCGAGGACGAGCACCTGCGCGTCGGGCTCACGCTCCCGCAGCCCGTCGGCCACGGCGAGCAGAGGATTCACATGGCCCGCGGTGCCGCCGCCGGCGAGGAGATAGGTCGTCACCCCGCGACTTTACCCGTCCGCGCGGGCCCGCCCGGTCCGTCCCGCGGATCCACTGGTGCGGCTCGCGGATCCGCTGGTGCGGCTCGCGGGCCGGCTGGTGCGGCTCGCGGATCCGCTGGTGCGGCCCGCCGGAGGAAGGGTGCGCGCGAAGGCCAGGAGCACGCCTGAGGCCAGGAGCACCGACAGCAGTGACGTGCCGCCCTGCGACATGAACGGCAGCGGCACCCCCAGCACGGGGAAGACGCGCAGCACGACGCCGATGTTGATGAGGGCCTGGCCGACGATCCACACCGTGATCGCTCCCGAGACGATGCGCACGAACGGGTCGTCCGTCTTGCGGATCACCTTGAAGGCGCCGACGGCGAACAGACCGAACAGCGCGAGAACCACGGTGCACCCGATGAGGCCGAGCTCCTCGCCGACGATCGCGAAGATGTAGTCGTTGGCCGCCGCGGGCAGCCAGTCGTACTTCTCCTTGGAGTTGCCCAGGCCGAGTCCGAAGATTCCGCCGTTGGCGAGACCCCAGATGCCGTGGAGCGGCTGATAGCAGTCGCCGTAGTAGTCGGCGAGGCAGTCGGAGTTGAGGAAGCTCATGATGCGGCGCATGCGGTCGGGACTCGCGATCGCGAATCCCGCCACGGCGATGGCAGCGGCGATCGCCGGCAGGATGAACAGCCGCAGCTTCACACCCGAGAAGAACAGTGCACCGAGGGTGATGAGCACGAGGATCATCGAGGTGCCGAGGTCGCGTCCGCCGAGCACGGTCGCGATGACGAGGATCGCCACCGGGATGACCGGCACGACCACGTGCTTCCACGATCCGAGGAGCGTCTGCTTGCGGAAGAGCACATAGCCCAGCCACAGCGCGAGGGCCAGCTTGAGGAACTCCGCGGGCTGGGCCTGGAGCCCGCCGATCATGATCCAGTTGCGGTTGCCGTACGCCTCGACCCCGAGCCCCGGCACGTACACGAGCATCTGGAAGGCGACCGCGATCATGAGCGCGGGCCACGCGATCCGCTTGAAGAAGACCAGCGGCAGCCGGCTCGTGATGAACATGAGCGGTACACCCAACAGGGCGAAGACCCCCTGCTTGGCCACCGCGTCCCAGGGCGGCGCCCCGTCGGCGATCGCCGTGGCGGAGGTCGCCGACAGCACCATTACCAGACCGAAGATGGTCAGCAGCAGCGCGGTCGAAGCGATGAGGAAGAACTCGCTCGGCACCGGCGCGAACACCCGTCCCAGCGACACGCGCGCGGCCAGTCCCCGCCGTCGGGGCGTGTCGGAGGCGGCTCCGTCGTCGGGGTCAGGCTCCGGGTGTCGAGGGCGCGTCCCCGGCGGTGTCGTGATCGCCACCGGTCCCCCTTCCGATCCGCTCGCGCACCGCGTCGGCGAAGCGCCGGCCGCGGTCGGCGTAGGACGAGAACTGATCGAAGGACGCCGCGGCGGGAGCCAGCAGAACCACACCCCCGTCACGGGCGACCCCGGTCGCGATCTCGACGACCCGCGCCATGACGTCTTCAGTCTGGGCGTGGTCGACCTCGAAGACCGGAACCGCCGGCGCGTGTCGCGCGAACGCGGTGACGACCTCGTCGCGCTCGGTGCCGATGACGATCGCCGCCGATGCGGCCGCGCCGCGGTCGGCGACCAGGCCCGAGATGTCGACGCCCTTGAGCAGGCCCCCGACGATCCACACCGCGCCCGGGTAGGCGGCCAGCGACGAGGCGGCCGCGTGCGGGTTGGTCGCCTTCGAGTCGTCGACCCACGTGATTCCCTCGTGGCGCGCGACGACCTCGATGCGGTGGGGGTCGAGGCGGAAGCCGCGCAGCGCGTCGCGGATCGCGGCGGGCGGAACCTCGAGCGAGCGCGCGAGCGCCGACGCGGCGAGGATGTTGGCCGCGATGTGCGGCGCGGCGAGCCCGCGCTCGGCGAGCTCGTCGACCGTGGTGAGCTCGAGAGCCGAGGTGCGGCGATCCTCCAGGAAGGCGCGGTCGACGAGGATGCCGTCCACGACGCCCAGGTCGCTCGGCCCCGGCACGCCGAGGTCGAAGCCGATCGCACGGGCGCCCTCGACGACGTCGGCGTCTTCGACCATCTCCCGCGTGGCGAGGTCGGACTTGTTGTACACGCACGCCACGCGCGTGTTGTCGTAGACGTGGGCCTTGGCGGCGCGGTACTCGGCGAACGAGCCGTGCCACTCGAGGTGGTCGTCGGCGAGATTCAGGCACACGCTCGCGTGCGGCGAGAGCGGGTCGGGACCCGTCTGCAGCCCGAGGTACCAGAGCTGGTGGCTCGACAGCTCGACGACGAGCGCGTCGAAGCCGGAGGGGTCGCGCACGGCATCCAGGACCGGCGTGCCGATGTTGCCCACGGGCGCGGCCCGCAGGCCGCCCTCCACGAGCATCGTCGCCGTCAGCCGCGTCGTCGTGGTCTTGCCGTTGGTGCCGGTGATGAGGATCCAGTCGGCAGGCGTGCCGTCGGCGCGCACGACCTTGTCGCGCACGCGCCAGGCCAGCTCGATGTCGCCCCAGAGGGCGATGCCCTGCTCGCGGGTCCATTCGACGACGGGATGCCGGGGCGCGAAGCCCGGCGAGGCGATGACCACCTCGGGGGCGAACGCCACGACCTCCTCGGGGACGCTCGCGAGGGGCCCCGTCCACAGTCGGGCGCCGATGACCGGAACCAGCCGCGCGTACTCCTCGTCGGCCTTCTCGGTGAGCACGAGCACCTCGGCGCCGAGCTCGGCGAGCGTGTCCGCCACCGAGAAGCCGGTGACGGAGAGGCCCAGCACGGCGACCCGCAGGCCCTTCCAGTCGGCGTGCCAGCTCGTCAGGGCGTCGAGGCGGGAAGCGACGCCGGTCATGTCGCGATCAGCCACTCTACGTAGAAGAACCCGACGCCCGACACCGCGAGCAGGCCCGCGATGATCCACATGCGCACCACGATCGTGATCTCGGGCCAGCCGCGCATCTCCAGATGGTGGTGGAACGGGCTCATGAGGAACAGGCGCTTGCCGCGCGTGGCCTTGAAGTAGAGGCGCTGAAGGATGACGGACCCCGGCGCGATGATGTAGACGCCCGCGACGAGCACGGCCAGCAGTTCGGTGCGGGTGAGGATCGCCATCGCCGCGATCACGCCGCCGATGGCCATCGACCCCACGTCGCCCATGAAGATCTGCGCCTTGGGCGCATTCCACCAGAGGAATCCGACGAGCGCCCCCACGAACGCTGCCGACACGATCGCCAGATCGAACGGGTCGCGCACGGAGTAGCACGCGGTCTGCACGCTCGGTGCGAGCGCTTCGCCGCCCGAGCACACCTGGTTGAACTGCCAGAACGCGATGAGGCTGTACGCGCCCGTCACGAAGATGCCGGCGCCGGCGGCCAGGCCGTCGAGACCGTCGGTGACGTTGGTGCTGTTGGAGAAGGCGACGCCGATGAACGAGACCCAGGCCATGTACAGCGCCCACCCGATGATCGGGCCGAGCGCCATGAACGAGAGCATCGGCACATCGCGGAAGATCGAGACGTACGGGGATGCCGGGGTCAGCCCCCACGCGTTGGGGAAGTTCAGCGCGACGACCGCGAAGACCACGGCGACGAGCACCTGACCGGCCACCTTGCGCCAGCCGGAGAGGCCGAGGCTGCGCTGGCTGCGCACCTTCATGTAGTCGTCGATGAACCCGACGACGCCGAAGCCGACCATCATCCACAGCACGAGCAGCCCGGAGATCGTGGGCGGGTTGTTGCCGGTGAACGATCCGACGAGATAGCCGACGATCGTGCCGGTGATGAAGATCGTGCCGCCCATCGACATGGTGCCGCGCTTGGCGCCGTGGCTGGGGTTGTGGACGTTCTCCGGCGTGCGGATGACCTGCCCCCATCCCCAGGCCCGGAACAGGCGCAGGAAGACCGGGGTGAGGAACAGGGTGAAGGCCAGCGAGATCGCCGCGGCCGTCAGGAGTGATCTCACGAGAAGGATTCTCCCAGACGATCGCCGAGGAACCTCAGGCCCGCGGAGTTGGAGGACTTGACGAGCACGCGATCGCCGTCGCGCAGTTCGCCCTGGAGGTAGTCGAAGGCCTCGTCGGCGGTCTCGAAGAACACCGCTTCGCCGTCCCACGAGCCCTGTGCGATGGCCTCGAGGTACATCCGGCGTGCGGGCGCTCCGATGATCACGATCCGCTGGATGCGCAGGCGCACGGCCAGGAGTCCGACGCGGTCGTGCTCCTCCTCGGAGTACTCCCCGAGCTCGCTCATGGCGCCGAGCACGGCCACGGTGCGCTGGTCGGGGCGGGTGATCTGCGCGAGGGTGCGCAGGGCCGCCGCCATCGAGTCGGGGCTCGCGTTGTAGGCGTCGTTGATGATCCGGACCCGGTCCGAGCCCAGCGGCTGCATGCGCCAGCGCTCGGCGAGCTCGACCTGCTCCAGCCGCGCGATGCAGTCGGCCAGCGACACGCCGAGCGCGGTGGCGGTCGCGATCGCCGCGAGGGCGTTCATGACGTGATGCTCGCCGAGCACGCGCAGCCGCAGCGGAAGGCTCTCGCCGTCGGCGGTCACCGTGCAGGTCGTGCCCTCGGCGGTCACCTCGACGTCGTCCGCGCGCACGTCGGCGGCCGCTCCGCGCGCGAACCAGCGCACCGTCGCACCGCGCTCGGCGGCGATGGGCGCCATGGCCGCCACGCGGGCGTCGTCGGCGTTGAGCACGGCGAGCCCTCCGGGGCGCACCGCGCGCACGAGCTCGGACTTCGCCGCGAACGTGGCCTCGATGCCGCCGAAGCCGCCGGCGTGGGCCATGCCCACCATCAGCACGACGCCGACATCGGGGGCGACCAGCCCGGCGAGTCGTGCGATCTCCCCGGGCCCGCTGGCCCCGAACTCGCTCACGAGGAAGCGGGTATCGGCACCGACGCGAAGCATCGTGAGCGGGGCGCCGACCTCGTTGTTGAACGAGGCCTTCGGCGACACGGTCTCACCCTCGGCCTCGAGGATTCGGGCGAGCATGTTCTTGGTGGTGGTCTTGCCGTTGGATCCGGTGATGCCGACCACGCGCAGGTCGCCGTCGCGACGCACGCGCGCGACGACCTCGCGGGCGAGGTCGGCGAGGGCGCCGACCGCGTCGGCCACGATGACCTGCGTGAGGTCGGCATCGACGATGTGCTCGACGACGGCCAGCGCCGCGCCGGCATCGGCGGCCTTGCCGACGAACAGGTGGCCGTCGGTGGTCTCGCCGGGCTTGGCGACGAAGATGTCGCCGGGTCCGATGAGGCGCGAGTCGGTGTCCACGGCGCCGGAGACGAGCGTCTCGGGCGTGTCGTCGCCGACGTAGACGGCTTCTCCGCCGACGGCGCGGGCGAGTTCTGCGATGGTGAGGGCGATCATGTCTTCTCCGGCCGGATCGGATGCCTCACCCGAACTCGGGGAGCATCTCCGGCGTCGTCGTCGAGGGCATCACGCGGTAGGTCTTGAGCACCTGCGTCATGGCCTTCTGGAACGCGGTGGCGTTGGCCGCAGACGACTTTACCTTCGACGGCTCATCGAGCGTGACCACGACGAGGTACTCGGGGTCGTCGGCGGGGGCGAACCCGATCATCGTGGTGAAGTACGCGCCGGCCTTGTATCGGCCGTTGCCGTCGGATTTCTCACCTGTGCCGGTCTTCCCCGCCACCCGGTACCCGGGGATCTCCACCGAGGTCGCGTAGTTGGCCTGCAGGAAGACGTTCTCGAGCATCGTGCGCATCTTCGCCGAGGTCGACGCGCTCACCACCTGCACCGGCTCGGGCAGGTCGGGCTCGGTCACCGTGCCGTCGGCCGACGTGCACGACTCGACGAGGCTGAGCGGCATGCGCAGGCCGTCGTTGGCGAGGGCGGCGTAGGCTCCCGCCAGCTCGGGCATCGTCGTGGTCAGGCCCTGCCCGTACGCGGTGTTGTAGACGGTCTGGTTGTCCCACTGCTCGACGGGGCGCAGCAGGCCGCTCTGCTCGTTGTGGAAGCCGACCGCGCTCCCCTGCCCGATTCCGAAGCGCTCGAGGTAGTCGAACCGGGTCTGTGTGGACACCTTCTCGCTGAACTTCGAGATGCCGGTGTTCGAGGAGTCGATGAGCACGCCCGCGAGCGTGTAGGTGAACGGGGCGTGCTGGTAGAAGTCGTTGACGCGCGCGCCGTTGGCGAAGCTCTCGCGGCTGGACGCGACGACGGTGGATGCCGGGCTCTGCCCGCCCGCGTCGATCACGGTCGCCGCGGTGAGCGCCTTGAACGTCGATCCCGGCTCGAACCATCCGCCGAAGATGCGGCTGCCGCGATCCGTGCTGTCGGAGGCGGTGACGTCGTTGGGATCGACGGAGGGATACTCCGCCGCCGCCCGGATCTTGCCGGTCGAGGTCTCGACGACCATGATCGCGCCGTTCTGGGCGCCCATCGCCTGGGTCTGCTCGCTGATGAGCTGCTGCATGTACCACTGCAGGTCGCGGTTGACCGTGAGCTGCAGCGTGCCGCCATTGACGGCGGGCTGCTCGGACTCGGTGCCCGGGATGATCACGCCGTCCTTGCCGCGCTGGAAGCTGACCCGGCCGTCGGTCGCATCGAGGCAGGTCTGCTGGGTGAGCTCCAGGCCCGCCTGCGGACCCTCCGACCCCATGTAGCCCACGAGGTTGCCGCCGACCGCACCGTCGGGGTACATGCGGGCGGGATGCTGATCGAAGGTGAGGTACGGGGCGCCGATCGCCGCGAGCGCACGATACTGCTCGGTGGTCAGCCCGCGATCGAGGTAGGCGAACTGCGACGCCGCGTTCTCGGCGAGGGCGTCGGCGACCGCCTGGCGGATCTGCGCGGCATCCTGACCGGTGATCTCGGCCATCTCGGCGGCCGCCTGCTCCCAGGGCACCCGCTCGGTCTCGCCCTCGGCACCGCCCTCGACCGACCGTACGAAGCCGCCGTTCTCCTCGTAACCGGTGATGTTGAGGGGATCGAGCACGCCGTCGTACATGAGCACGCTCCCGGCGAGGGTCTGTCCGGTCTCGTCGACGATCGAGCCGCGCGTGCCGTACAGCGTGCGGCTGGCGGCGAGTGCGCGCTCCATCGAGTCGTCGATGTGCTCCCCCGCGTTGACCACCTGGATGTCGACGAGGCGGACGATGAACCCCGAGAGGATCGCGAGCACGACCGCGAGGGCGACCACCGTGCGAGGACGCGGACTGCGTGTGATGCGCGTGGTCATGGGCTCAGTGTGTGCTCGGGGTCGGCAGTCCGTCGGTCAAGGGCGGCGGCGTGTCGGCGACCGCTCCCCCGTCGCCGGTGACCACCGGCACGCCTTCGATGGTCGCGGCGGGGTCGGTGACCAGCGGTGTCTCGGTGATGAGGGCGTTCGGCACGGAGCCGCGGCCGAGGGCATCCACCGACGAGCCGGCGCCCGCGGCGCCACCCGAGCCGAGCAGCGCTCCGTCGCTGAGCCTCAGGTAGCTGGGCGACTCGTCGATCACCATGCCCAGCGCAGCGGCGTTGGCTGCGAGGTACTGCGGCGAGCCGAGGCCTGCGACCTCGTCGTAGAGGATCTGCTTCTGCCAGGTCAGCTCGCGCTGCTGCTGGGTCAGCGTCGACAGCTCGTAGGAGCCCTGGGTCGTGAGGATCGAGAGCACCATCTGGGCCGCGCCGATCGACAGCGCGCACATCAGCGCGATGATCCCGTAGGTGAGCCTCGGGCGCCGAAGGCGTGCCGGGGCGTCGACGACGCGCAGACGCCGCGCGGGCGCATCGTGCCGGATCGGGGCGAGTGTGGTCGCCGCAGCGGTCGCGGTCATGCCGCTCATCGCGCCTCCCTCAATCTCTCAGCGGCGCGCAGGCGCACCGGAGTGGCTCGCGGATTGACCGCGCGCTCCTCTTCTGTGGCCAGCTCGGCACCTTTGACGAGCAGTCGGAATCGGGGGGCGTGCTCGGGCAGCTCCACGGGGAGTCCGCGCGGCGCGGTCGATGCCGACGCCGCCGCGAACTCGCGCTTGACGAGCCGGTCTTCGAGGGACTGATACGACAGCACGACGATGCGCCCGCCGACGGCGAGCGTGTCGAGGGCCGCGGGCACCGCCCGCTCGAGCACCGACAGCTCCCGGTTGACCTCGATGCGCAGCGCCTGGAACACCCGCTTGGCGGGGTGCCCGGAACGCTGCACCGCGTGCGGTGTCGCCGCCACGAGGATCTCGACGAGCCGACCGGAGCGCTCGATCGGCGCCTCGGCGCGTGCGGCGATGATGGCCCGCGCGTAGCGGGCGGCGAGCTTCTCCTCGCCGTACCGCTCGAAGATGCGCCGCAGATCGCCCTCGCCGTAGGTCGCCACGATGTCGGCGGCGGTGGTGCCCGCCGTCTGGTCCATGCGCATGTCCAGCGGTGCGTCCTGCGCGTAGGCGAAGCCGCGATCGGCGACGTCGAGCTGGAGCGAGGAGACGCCGAGGTCGAACAGGATCCCGTCGACCGCGGACACGCCCGCCCCGCGCACCGCCTCGGCGATGCCGTCGTACACCGTGTGCACGAGCGTCACGCGGTCGCCGAAGGGCGCGAGCCGCTCGCCCGCGATGCGCAGGGCGTCGGTGTCGCGATCCAGG
This region includes:
- the rsmH gene encoding 16S rRNA (cytosine(1402)-N(4))-methyltransferase RsmH; amino-acid sequence: MNLRDIHTPVMLDRCVELLAPALERPGAVLVDATLGMGGHSEAFLDRFPGIHLIGLDRDTDALRIAGERLAPFGDRVTLVHTVYDGIAEAVRGAGVSAVDGILFDLGVSSLQLDVADRGFAYAQDAPLDMRMDQTAGTTAADIVATYGEGDLRRIFERYGEEKLAARYARAIIAARAEAPIERSGRLVEILVAATPHAVQRSGHPAKRVFQALRIEVNRELSVLERAVPAALDTLAVGGRIVVLSYQSLEDRLVKREFAAASASTAPRGLPVELPEHAPRFRLLVKGAELATEEERAVNPRATPVRLRAAERLREAR
- the murD gene encoding UDP-N-acetylmuramoyl-L-alanine--D-glutamate ligase, with translation MTGVASRLDALTSWHADWKGLRVAVLGLSVTGFSVADTLAELGAEVLVLTEKADEEYARLVPVIGARLWTGPLASVPEEVVAFAPEVVIASPGFAPRHPVVEWTREQGIALWGDIELAWRVRDKVVRADGTPADWILITGTNGKTTTTRLTATMLVEGGLRAAPVGNIGTPVLDAVRDPSGFDALVVELSSHQLWYLGLQTGPDPLSPHASVCLNLADDHLEWHGSFAEYRAAKAHVYDNTRVACVYNKSDLATREMVEDADVVEGARAIGFDLGVPGPSDLGVVDGILVDRAFLEDRRTSALELTTVDELAERGLAAPHIAANILAASALARSLEVPPAAIRDALRGFRLDPHRIEVVARHEGITWVDDSKATNPHAAASSLAAYPGAVWIVGGLLKGVDISGLVADRGAAASAAIVIGTERDEVVTAFARHAPAVPVFEVDHAQTEDVMARVVEIATGVARDGGVVLLAPAAASFDQFSSYADRGRRFADAVRERIGRGTGGDHDTAGDAPSTPGA
- the mraY gene encoding phospho-N-acetylmuramoyl-pentapeptide-transferase, whose product is MRSLLTAAAISLAFTLFLTPVFLRLFRAWGWGQVIRTPENVHNPSHGAKRGTMSMGGTIFITGTIVGYLVGSFTGNNPPTISGLLVLWMMVGFGVVGFIDDYMKVRSQRSLGLSGWRKVAGQVLVAVVFAVVALNFPNAWGLTPASPYVSIFRDVPMLSFMALGPIIGWALYMAWVSFIGVAFSNSTNVTDGLDGLAAGAGIFVTGAYSLIAFWQFNQVCSGGEALAPSVQTACYSVRDPFDLAIVSAAFVGALVGFLWWNAPKAQIFMGDVGSMAIGGVIAAMAILTRTELLAVLVAGVYIIAPGSVILQRLYFKATRGKRLFLMSPFHHHLEMRGWPEITIVVRMWIIAGLLAVSGVGFFYVEWLIAT
- a CDS encoding UDP-N-acetylglucosamine--N-acetylmuramyl-(pentapeptide) pyrophosphoryl-undecaprenol N-acetylglucosamine transferase, with protein sequence MTTYLLAGGGTAGHVNPLLAVADGLREREPDAQVLVLGTREGLEARLVPERGYELLFVDKVPFPRRPDRDAAAFPQRFRRALKQVRGHLAERGVDVVVGFGGYAAAPAYVAADRAGVPFVVHEANAKPGLANVLGARRAARVGVAFDGTPLKRSHVVGMPLRREIVDLDRAAARAGAAAHFGLDAARPVLLVFGGSLGALRLNEAFGEGHGAAWRDVVAAGWQVLHVTGERSTLADPGAADYVVARYVDRMDLAFALADLIVSRAGAATVSEISALGIPAVYVPYAVGNGEQALNASSAVRAGAAVLIADGEFTAERVRTEVVPLLGDEARRAAMAQAADVVGTRGGTENVIALIDATLAR
- a CDS encoding peptidoglycan D,D-transpeptidase FtsI family protein; this translates as MTTRITRSPRPRTVVALAVVLAILSGFIVRLVDIQVVNAGEHIDDSMERALAASRTLYGTRGSIVDETGQTLAGSVLMYDGVLDPLNITGYEENGGFVRSVEGGAEGETERVPWEQAAAEMAEITGQDAAQIRQAVADALAENAASQFAYLDRGLTTEQYRALAAIGAPYLTFDQHPARMYPDGAVGGNLVGYMGSEGPQAGLELTQQTCLDATDGRVSFQRGKDGVIIPGTESEQPAVNGGTLQLTVNRDLQWYMQQLISEQTQAMGAQNGAIMVVETSTGKIRAAAEYPSVDPNDVTASDSTDRGSRIFGGWFEPGSTFKALTAATVIDAGGQSPASTVVASSRESFANGARVNDFYQHAPFTYTLAGVLIDSSNTGISKFSEKVSTQTRFDYLERFGIGQGSAVGFHNEQSGLLRPVEQWDNQTVYNTAYGQGLTTTMPELAGAYAALANDGLRMPLSLVESCTSADGTVTEPDLPEPVQVVSASTSAKMRTMLENVFLQANYATSVEIPGYRVAGKTGTGEKSDGNGRYKAGAYFTTMIGFAPADDPEYLVVVTLDEPSKVKSSAANATAFQKAMTQVLKTYRVMPSTTTPEMLPEFG
- the ftsW gene encoding putative lipid II flippase FtsW, whose amino-acid sequence is MAITTPPGTRPRHPEPDPDDGAASDTPRRRGLAARVSLGRVFAPVPSEFFLIASTALLLTIFGLVMVLSATSATAIADGAPPWDAVAKQGVFALLGVPLMFITSRLPLVFFKRIAWPALMIAVAFQMLVYVPGLGVEAYGNRNWIMIGGLQAQPAEFLKLALALWLGYVLFRKQTLLGSWKHVVVPVIPVAILVIATVLGGRDLGTSMILVLITLGALFFSGVKLRLFILPAIAAAIAVAGFAIASPDRMRRIMSFLNSDCLADYYGDCYQPLHGIWGLANGGIFGLGLGNSKEKYDWLPAAANDYIFAIVGEELGLIGCTVVLALFGLFAVGAFKVIRKTDDPFVRIVSGAITVWIVGQALINIGVVLRVFPVLGVPLPFMSQGGTSLLSVLLASGVLLAFARTLPPAGRTSGSASRTSRPASRTSGSASRTSGSAGRTGRARADG
- a CDS encoding UDP-N-acetylmuramoyl-tripeptide--D-alanyl-D-alanine ligase, which encodes MIALTIAELARAVGGEAVYVGDDTPETLVSGAVDTDSRLIGPGDIFVAKPGETTDGHLFVGKAADAGAALAVVEHIVDADLTQVIVADAVGALADLAREVVARVRRDGDLRVVGITGSNGKTTTKNMLARILEAEGETVSPKASFNNEVGAPLTMLRVGADTRFLVSEFGASGPGEIARLAGLVAPDVGVVLMVGMAHAGGFGGIEATFAAKSELVRAVRPGGLAVLNADDARVAAMAPIAAERGATVRWFARGAAADVRADDVEVTAEGTTCTVTADGESLPLRLRVLGEHHVMNALAAIATATALGVSLADCIARLEQVELAERWRMQPLGSDRVRIINDAYNASPDSMAAALRTLAQITRPDQRTVAVLGAMSELGEYSEEEHDRVGLLAVRLRIQRIVIIGAPARRMYLEAIAQGSWDGEAVFFETADEAFDYLQGELRDGDRVLVKSSNSAGLRFLGDRLGESFS